In the genome of Candidatus Moraniibacteriota bacterium, one region contains:
- a CDS encoding PEGA domain-containing protein → MSPIRRRIFFWSLAITFLITTPILILFLMGYRYSFERGIFIYTGSISIQANPTQNLDIQIDGKSVSADSNRLNNSYHVEGILPGKHAVTVSAPGFSTWSKEVTIRSGIATEFWNVLLARTAYPQETLASFEGGEAFFPLPQKNLIAVISERDRETTVVILNTITGDQQQIFSTTDFFLDKDTQRSALRWSPKDATFILLSLLSRETHEEHTFLIRTDIPATTDIKDIVGVPHPQEAKWSSNAAMIFFLSGTTLFTLPINTPLKETALSENIESFDTVGNTLITLQPKTGILYRFPSGNPADKQQITTTPPEGFSPEYEASFSLIAYDETRIALLNHATGDLFLFNEGPTGEWYKSLSKNAKGAQFSDDGKKLLYWTDWEIFAFFTRKWEVQPVREANDRIDIGRFSSAIHDVQWTKDYEHAVFFSGNDIKTIELDDRGSRDTLTITSLPDTPFQLSSIGTKNELLFLFPDTASSATTLTSITFPEPISFFGFGQ, encoded by the coding sequence ATGAGTCCGATCCGTCGGCGTATATTCTTTTGGTCGCTTGCGATCACATTCCTCATCACCACTCCCATTCTCATTCTCTTTCTCATGGGGTATCGCTATAGTTTCGAGCGGGGTATCTTTATATATACCGGCTCCATCTCCATCCAAGCGAACCCCACACAGAATCTCGACATACAAATAGACGGAAAATCTGTGTCCGCAGACAGCAATCGCCTCAACAATTCCTACCATGTCGAAGGAATCCTTCCCGGAAAACATGCTGTCACCGTCTCTGCGCCCGGATTCAGTACCTGGTCCAAAGAAGTCACCATTCGAAGCGGCATCGCCACGGAATTTTGGAATGTACTCCTCGCTCGAACCGCCTACCCGCAAGAAACCCTTGCATCATTCGAAGGCGGAGAGGCATTCTTTCCGCTTCCGCAAAAAAATCTCATCGCGGTCATATCTGAAAGAGACCGGGAAACAACCGTCGTGATTCTCAACACGATAACCGGAGATCAACAGCAAATCTTTAGCACGACCGACTTCTTTCTTGACAAGGACACCCAGAGAAGCGCGCTCCGATGGTCGCCCAAGGACGCCACGTTCATACTTCTCTCCCTCCTCTCCCGAGAAACACACGAAGAGCATACTTTTCTCATTCGGACGGACATTCCGGCAACAACCGATATCAAAGATATTGTCGGGGTCCCACATCCACAGGAAGCGAAATGGAGCTCAAACGCAGCTATGATTTTCTTCCTTTCGGGAACAACACTCTTTACACTCCCCATAAACACACCCCTCAAAGAAACCGCGCTTTCGGAAAACATCGAATCATTTGACACTGTGGGCAACACTCTCATCACGCTTCAACCAAAAACCGGCATACTGTACCGATTCCCAAGCGGAAATCCCGCGGATAAACAGCAAATCACAACAACACCACCGGAAGGTTTTTCGCCGGAATACGAGGCGTCTTTTTCGCTCATCGCATACGATGAAACAAGAATAGCCCTTCTGAATCACGCAACGGGAGATCTGTTCCTCTTCAACGAGGGGCCAACGGGAGAGTGGTACAAAAGTCTCTCGAAGAACGCAAAAGGCGCGCAATTCTCCGATGATGGAAAGAAACTCCTCTATTGGACTGACTGGGAGATATTCGCATTCTTCACGCGGAAATGGGAGGTGCAACCTGTCCGCGAAGCAAATGATCGGATCGATATTGGAAGATTTTCAAGCGCCATACATGACGTTCAGTGGACCAAAGACTATGAACATGCCGTCTTCTTCTCCGGAAATGATATCAAAACCATTGAACTCGACGATCGAGGAAGTCGGGATACGCTGACCATCACCAGTCTACCCGACACGCCATTTCAACTGTCAAGCATCGGAACAAAAAACGAATTGCTCTTTCTCTTCCCCGACACCGCATCCAGCGCAACAACACTCACTTCGATCACTTTCCCGGAGCCAATCAGCTTCTTCGGATTCGGACAATAA
- a CDS encoding phosphoglycerate kinase, with product MNLRSVRDANVAGKKVLVRVDCNVELNESQDVKEKYKVAAAHHTVEYLLSQGARVALATHLGRPNGKPDDSFSVRHIVDDVERILARTVRFSESCIGDGVESSLEDLAEGEILLLENVRFFPGDEANDPAFAQALAAPFDVFVNDAFSVCHRDQASVTGVTKFLPSFAGLHLLDEVKHLTDARERPIRPAVAIIGGAKIETKLPIIRMFEEKYDCVLVAGKVACEAQDEHISFSDKVLLPEDYAPERQDIGSKTLLRFRDEILKAKTVVWNGPLGKFENPEYAAGTHMTLASIIESGAFSIVGGGETIIALEEAGLFQKISFVSTGGGAMLEFLSGDPLPGLLTLEDETR from the coding sequence ATGAATCTTCGAAGTGTTCGGGATGCGAATGTGGCGGGTAAGAAGGTTTTGGTTCGAGTGGATTGCAATGTCGAGTTGAATGAGAGTCAAGACGTGAAGGAGAAATACAAAGTGGCGGCAGCGCATCACACGGTCGAATACCTATTGTCGCAAGGAGCGAGGGTGGCGCTTGCGACGCATCTTGGTCGTCCGAACGGGAAGCCGGATGACTCATTTTCAGTCCGACATATTGTGGATGATGTGGAGCGAATATTGGCGCGCACGGTGCGTTTCTCGGAGAGCTGTATCGGCGATGGCGTCGAATCAAGTTTGGAAGATCTCGCTGAGGGCGAAATTCTCCTCTTGGAGAATGTCCGGTTCTTCCCGGGTGACGAAGCGAATGATCCGGCGTTTGCGCAGGCGCTTGCCGCGCCCTTTGATGTCTTTGTGAATGATGCCTTTAGCGTCTGTCATCGTGACCAGGCAAGTGTGACGGGTGTTACGAAGTTTCTTCCCAGCTTCGCCGGGTTGCATCTCTTGGATGAAGTGAAGCACTTGACCGATGCGCGAGAACGGCCGATTCGCCCGGCGGTGGCGATTATCGGTGGCGCGAAGATAGAGACAAAACTGCCGATTATTCGTATGTTCGAAGAGAAATATGACTGCGTGCTTGTGGCAGGAAAGGTAGCCTGTGAGGCGCAAGATGAACATATATCATTCTCAGACAAGGTGCTCCTTCCGGAAGACTACGCTCCTGAGCGGCAGGATATCGGTAGCAAGACGCTTCTTCGCTTTCGTGATGAGATACTCAAGGCGAAAACCGTCGTTTGGAATGGCCCTCTGGGAAAGTTTGAGAACCCCGAATATGCCGCGGGGACACATATGACGCTCGCGAGCATTATTGAGAGCGGCGCTTTTTCGATTGTTGGCGGTGGAGAAACGATCATTGCTCTTGAAGAAGCGGGACTATTTCAGAAAATTTCTTTCGTGTCGACGGGCGGTGGTGCTATGCTTGAATTCTTAAGTGGCGATCCGCTCCCGGGACTTCTTACGCTTGAGGACGAAACTCGCTAA